The nucleotide sequence TAATCTCCAGACAAGACAGAGATACTGGGGGAATCAGTTTTCAGACAAGCTTCCTATCACAAGGCAAACCAAGAATGTGGTGATATGTTGTGGTTTAATAATCCCTGTTATGCTCCAAAATGATGACATTATAAAATTATGTTCATTAtcagtttatctgtgtgttttataatttttaaaattgattCACTAATTATTTTAAGTAGTGAGAAACAGCAATCACAAGTTCCCAGAGTAAGGTGTTACTAACGTGATGCCATTATATTGCATTTTTGCCTCTCAGTAACAGTCCCACGCAGCAACGAGTATTCAATTTACACTGATACTAAAGCAATGGTTTGGCACGTTTGCACGATAAGTGGCTAAATTATCAAAGTTGTTGTCGATTACCTTTTAATCAGCCTATCAATTAAAAGACTAATGGTTTCAGTTCTATTTCATTGTATTCATTGGGTTATGGATACCCATGGTGAAAAATATAAACCACTCTGgcctgtttttatgtttgagaAAACCAAGTCTTTTGTGTTTAAGAACACACAGCGCTTCGAGTCTCATTTCAGCACCTTGGACAGAGTCCAGTGGTTAGCAGCAGCacttctttattattattattattatttattttttttactcctgCTGGAATTCTTTCTTAGCCAAAGCCTTTAAGAACCAAGAATATTCAAATCAAGTAAACTATTCAGTGACAGAAATGCCTAAAAAGGGTCTTTTTGAAAAAGGATCACATGTATAGTCAGCCACTGTCaagtttcttttcattcttcatCCATCCTGCATGTTTGAGGTGAGACTATAAAGATTACTGCACTTACTTTATATTATTCTGTTTAATCTTACTGCTTGTTAATAGTCTTTTTATGACATGTAAACACTGTCATAGAATTTCCTGCCTTTAAACACCAGTCTGAGTGTATACCTTTAATTATGCATGCTTGTTATACCAGTCACTTTGCCTTTGTGACCTTGAGATAGAAAAGTACATTTGATGGCCTTTTAAAACTCTTTCCTGGGTTAAAACTGTAAATGCCATTAACTGGAGGCGCagtataaatgaaaaacaacattttctagTGCTAGTCGTGCTCTTCACAGCAGTCTCTAATGCATTATATTTTAGTTCAGCACTGGCTCAGACTAGACTAACAGCATTACTTTGGTCATTTGTGATCTGATCACTGATGAGActcaaacaaatgagaaaaggGAGGCAAGAGCGTTTGATATCACATTAGGATTCTGTTGTTTCCGAATCTATTGTCTCGTGCTTTTAGGATTTTAATCACCTCAAACACTGCCCACtgttctgcaaaaacagaaactgatctGCTCTGAGGTTATGCTCAGAAAGAGAGGATGTCATGGTTCTCTCAAAGTGAAAATTGACTTCATGTAGAGATGAACTCAGTTCCATTCCCTGATCATCACACATcctgatgagtgtgtgtttaatttgaaGTGTGACAAAATGACATGCAGCAGAATGTTTTGAGAAATAGGCTTGTCTTACATTATATTGTCTGTCTCTCAGAAATGTCATTCTTCACGTCAACAAATTATAAACCTTCCCTGATTTCTTTAGGAATCTTATCAGAGGCAAAATTGAAACATTTCAGTAGACGACAGAGACATTAGTCCAGCCTTACTCCATCACTTTCAGTCCGTGTGTCATTTCAAGCtgagctgatgtgtgtgttcctgcatcTGTGTATCctgtgcagagaaacagagagagcttGCTAGGAAGGGCTCATTGAAGAACGGCAACACCGTAGGCAGTCCGGTCAACCAGCAGCCCAAGAAGAACAACGTCATGGCCAGAACACGGTAAGAAGTGCACGCAGTGGTCTTCTGTTAGTGGAGAAAATGAGATAGAGATTTCCACTTTCTGTTGATTTATGGTGTATTTTGGAGAGGTTATTAAAATTGATTTCCTTTTTGCAGTAAATTCAAGTCATTCAGATAAATTATTTGGTTTTCTACTGATAGCCGACCGCACACAGGCTaaatttatttagatttttttatgtttttgtgtgtataaaaAACCATGTTTTAATGGGCTTGAATAGATGGATTTTATTCTCATGGCCATGACTTTTCTCCGTCAATAGGGCcccaaagaaaaaatgttttattgattcAGGGTTTGTAAGATGCCCGAGGAATTAGACCTCTTTCACGCTTCTGTTGTTACTCAGTTCAGTTGTGACATTGTGTCTCCAGGCTCgcctttccttttcttttacctctttgtgtttgtgaatctATATtccctccttcacctcctcctgttAAACCCTGTTTCTGCTCCTCTGAACATTTCTCCTCTGTCCCCTATCTCTCTTTGTTCCCTCCCTACAGGTTGGTAGTGCCCAATAAAGGCTATTCCTCTTTAGACCAGAGCCCAGATGAAAAACCCTTGGTGGCCCtagacacagacaggtgaacacccacacaaacacacatattaatATACTTATTGTTTTCTAaagaacataaacacaaaaaataatatgctaacttgtgtttttctttttcagtgatgatgattttgACATGTCTAGATACTCATCGTCAGGATACTCCTCTGCTGAGGTGAGTTGGGCTGAGATATCTGTGCCATCTGCTTCTTTACCTCACATTTACACTCTCATTCAaacccaccccacccacccccatcttcctccctccatttccCACGACTGTAAAGAGGCCAAGAGTCAGGATTTTTATAAACCAGTCTTGAAGCAAGCCCATTTTTATCCATCCTGCTCATCCATGTTAATTCTGTAGGCGTGTGTTCTCCCTGCGAGCTCGTGATTACGCTGCAGACGCACCtgcacacaaatatatatacaacacacaaagaaggagacaaatgaaatgtcatCTCGGGGTGTCTGCTACAGCAAATCCTGTTTTCAACACTGCTGCCAAAATAAGTGCAAATCACAGACACATGATCATATTTGTTCCACAGAGAAATTCTCATTCCCAACCTCTAcatcagttttctgtcactgacaAGTCCAGGCTTGAGGATATATTGCAGGTTATATTTAAAAGCCCACAAGTGTTCAGATCTTAATACCACCATGTTGTTAGAAATAATTACCTAATATGCACAAAATGTAACCCACTTAAGtcattctctcctctttcttagTAAAAGTTAACAACAGCAAATGCTTAGTTGTTGTGCTTTGCACTTATGCAGTACATTACACTATATAGTTCATCCTAAATAGGTATATGTTGGGATTTTAAATGAAGACATTGCTTCTGATTTGCATGCAAACAAATGAATTGTTTTGCTAAATAAATCACACTAGGACAGAGTAGTCATCACGTTCATGACAAAGTTCCAAGTGATGATCCTTACAGCCATCTGTGAAAGTGCCGTAACTCACTTTGCCATGGTTACCACTGTAACTTTTAGACAGTCTTCATATTTGTATGTTGTACATTGTCTAAATCTGATTAAGTCAAAAGACTGATGTGTTGTAATGAAACAGTGGCAAGTCATATAGTTCAGCAGGTGGATTTCTTTGTTTCATGTAGAGCTTTGTAACTTAGGCCTTTTAAAGCCAGAAGATCTAATTAGAAATGACGCATCTAATTACAGTTAgcatgcttgtttttttttcctctgcttttataTGCCTACCTGTCCTTGTAAGTCCATCGCTATTTTACTGTCCACCAACCCATAAGATCCAAAGATGCAATTTGCTTCATGAGCCATTGTTGAAGTTGTTGTCCAGCTGATGTGGTGGGGGATCTATCATGACCTGAATAAACATAAAGGTTGCACCTTATATGATAGTAAAactttcaaaatatatttttttctgccataCCTTCGCCAAAGAAACTCTTAAAGAAATAATTCAGCATTTTagggaattattattattcgaGACTCCAGGAGGTTACTGGCACCAGCCAAACCGTAGTCTGGCCCATAACCTCCCATAACACAACAAAGTGTTGTTTATacagttcagtttttgtacGAGTTAAACATACAAGATGTTAATTAGTGAATTTTAGACATGTTGGTGGGTGGATGTTTTCATGCCTCCATGCTGGTGACAGCCATGGCCAGCAGCATTATGTTTTCTGTCCATCCATACGTCTGTATGTCCTTATATTTGTCTGTTccattcttgtgaatgtgatatctcaggAATGCCTTGAAGGAATCctttcaaatttggcacaaacactCACTTGGTCTCAAGGACGAACTGATAAGAAtttggtcaaaggtcaaggttacTGTGACTGCACAAAACACGGCTGGGGGAGGCATACAACTACAAGGTGATAATTCTAATTTACCACTGGACAGAAacaagctagctgtttctccctggCTGAGAGTGATATGAATCTTCTCAGTAGCACATTAGCTATAGCAGGCACTGACTTTTTGACACTTCCCACTGGGCATCATATACTTGGAATACGTGATACAAATGGGCACAGATGTAGAGACAAATTTCTTAATAACCAAGCCTGAACCCAACACAGGCCAAGACAAAATGTGCAGACTTGTCAGGTTCAGGTTGGATGGCCAAACCCAAAATACCACGTGCAAATCATGTGGATAATATTGGACTGACTTCCTCACTTACCGATGGGCTATTTTACTGTAATCAGTTGTGGGAGtaacaggaagtgaaacagtATATAAGGTTATATGATTAGAGTGCGGATTTTATTGCAGAATCATACATTTTCCTTATGGCTCAGGAACAGTGCTCTTAAGCCCAGCCCAGGGGTTGGGAGACATTGCTGTAATCCACTAAactctttttctgtcctctctcccttctccagcAAATCAATCAGGATCTGAACATCCAGCTGCTGAAAGATGGTTACCGCCTAGATGAGATCCCAGACGACGAGGACCTGGATCTGATCCCACCCAAATCAGTCAACCCTACCTGCATGTGTTGCCAGGCAACCTCCTCTACCACCTGTCAAATACAGTAACCCCGCCCCTCTGACCTTCTGCCCCCCAGCCCCCATTCAACACAACATAACCCCCGATCTTCATCCGCTGTGAGTTTACTTCGCTGCCAGAGCGGTGACAGTGAAGCACTGGTAGAATATTGTAATGACAGGTAACTGCTATgataatgacaatgacaaataaTCAAATTAACATGTAGAAACACTGGTTTAAAATCTAGGAGAAGGAGCATATGTGAACATATGTGAAAATATTGaatatgtatttaaaatatgattaaaagtGGTGGTTTCCTCCTATGGTAGGACGTGCACTTGTGTTCGAGAGCCCTTCTCCTGGTGAACATGACGTAACGTAACACACTGATGTTGgtagacagaaaacaaagggtCAATTGATGCTGTAAAGTGATTTCAATTTCCATGAAGAATAAGAAACATTATCATAACTGCTGACTCAACAGCGCTGCTTACCAGAATTCTGGgttgcatttttgcatttttctagtttgttttttaaaagtttttatttaaatgcttactttttttaaaccagagggATCAGTATGATTGTACGTGTTGATGTGGAGATATTTGAGAAGTGTGGACTGCAGTCTTGGTACCCCAAATAGAGGATATTTGGTACTGTATTCACTGTACTGTACGGGGTTGTTATGTAGCACAGGCCAGGTCATTGCACTCATTTACACCACCCTCAACACTTTCCTTGCCCTACTGGCTTGAGATGTTTCATTACAGAGTTTAGGGATGAATGTATAAACACAAATGGCTGAGGAACAAACTGCATGAAGAGCACCAGACTGaataattgaattgaaaataatAAGCAAGTAGCTTGTTGCACATTTGATTTTTGCCCCAGTTCTATTGTGCAATCATATGCTACTGTCATGGCACTAGCttgatttgtattgttttgaatttgcacaattagtttttttatttttcacgcCCATACCTGTGTAGTCTTTCCTGCCTAGCAGTGACAGTGTCTTATCTGAAATGAACTGTGTCAAAAGGGAAGATTACATATCGTTGCACCAACCCTCTAGCACGTGACGCTCACATGACTCCCACGTTATCAAGGCCAAAGGCACTAGAGCTGGGGGCGTtagatagatttttttcccaGCGCGGTCTACTGTGTGactctcctctcccccctgTATCTTTTCTCAGTATCACAGAGACTGACGATGACTGGACACTCCATCCTCCACATTTCTGTCTTCACCCCACAGGTCATTGAGGGAGCACACAGGTTTAGACAGAAAAATttaccctctcctctcctcctcttgctctctctcacatacaaacacatatgcatatgcatgcaTACAGACATACAATGCCAAAATAAGGAGTGTGATGgcatttttctgcctctttagaCTTACAGGTTGgaagttgttttttaattgcaACATCAAGGATCATTGACTTTGAGCACTAATATCCTTCAATGATGACCCTCTTTCTCCCTTAAATCAGTTGATTATTTGCAATTAGAGTATGCCTTAAGTACAGAGAAGTTTAAAAGATGTGTATTTATTCCCATCATAATAATTTAGATTATTTGAGGAGCTTTTGCTGTCTATGAAGTTAtgcttttttttacatttacacacaggtgataattgtttttctttggttttccttttctaaaatgattttcttgtattgtaaacactTCCATTACAGTATTTAACAATGTTATTGTTATGTGCGgtgtatgaaaacaaataaacacaaa is from Lates calcarifer isolate ASB-BC8 linkage group LG13, TLL_Latcal_v3, whole genome shotgun sequence and encodes:
- the fam219ab gene encoding protein FAM219A, with the protein product MMEEIDRFQVPSAVQEAEMQAEMQPLDPASSTASEADSDTREGEPVTINYKPSPLQMKIEKQRELARKGSLKNGNTVGSPVNQQPKKNNVMARTRLVVPNKGYSSLDQSPDEKPLVALDTDSDDDFDMSRYSSSGYSSAEQINQDLNIQLLKDGYRLDEIPDDEDLDLIPPKSVNPTCMCCQATSSTTCQIQ